The Saccharolobus shibatae B12 genomic interval GAAATAGCTGATTTCGGTAGAGCTTCCTTATCATATCGTGCTGGCTGGCATTCCCAATATCGGCGTTATCATTTCAGATGGTGGTAAAGTTTTTCTTTTTTCTTTCTTATTTGCAACCACAATGACTAGATATAAGCTATCCGCTGAAGTTTCCTTTTCTAGGCCTAGTGAAATAATGGGTAAGCTTTATATGATTCCTTATAAGGATAATGGGCAAAAGGTCCTTTCTTTTGATGTCGATTACCCCTCATTTTGCAAGGTTAGTGTAAATCAAGATAGATTTAGAAATGAGTATTTATCCTTTGACTGTAATCCCTCTGACTACTTTTCAATTAGTATCAATTATGAGGTCGAAATTCATTCTTTCTCGAAATCTGAGAATGAGGAGAATGTTTTTCTCTCTTCAAGCAAATATGTTAATATTGATAAGTTTAGGAGGTTTAACATACCATATTCCTCACTTGATGATCTCCTAAATAAAATCACGAGTTTTGTTAGGGATAGTATTAAGTACGATAAAAACAATAGTAACGTTAAATCGGCATTTGGCTCCTTAATTATGGGATCTGGAGTTTGCGTAAACTATAGCCACGTTACACTAGGAATTCTAAGAGCATTGGGAATTCCTGCTAGGTACGTTGTGGGTTTAATTCCATATTCTATTAAGGAAGCCCACGCATGGGTTGAGGTTAAGGTTAATGATGTGTGGTTCCCCGTTGATCCCACTAATGCGACTAAAGGAATGCAGTATTTGAAATGGGCTATTGGAAGGGATGATAGTGATGTTAGGAGTAAGATCTGGTATCGCAAACCCACAAGTTTTGATTTCTCTTTTAACTGGTATTTCAAATAATATGTTCATATGGGAAAAATATTTTTACTTAAACGAAGTAGTATAACATATGTCTCAACAAGATAATGAAATTCTAGGGTTACAAAAGGTAAGAAGAGGAGTTTGGTATTTAATATTATCACAATTAATCAGTATTCCTTTAGCAATAGTAATTATTGTAGTCTTATTTGCGTCTAGAAGTCTCCTGCCAATGATAGTAACTATAGTAGTTGGTTTAGCAATTACCATTCCTTTCTTAATTTTGACATATATTAATATGAGGAAAGGCTTTGAAGCTTTAGTTTCAATTGGCAGGGACTTAAAGTACGGTGTTAACGGGATAATTTTAGCAGTAATCGGAACTGTATTAGTATTGATAGCTCTCGTGTTCACAGCACCGTTTATATTTTCGCTATTAATATCTTCCACATCTTCTGTCTCTTCATTAGCCTCTTCATCAGTAGTAGGGGCAAGTATCATTTCCATAATTGGTGGGTTAATAGGTCTTATAGGTTATGTACTCCTATTCATAGCTTTTATGAAAACTGGCGAGATTTATAATGAAAAGGATGTAAAAGATGGTGGTCTAGTTGCATTAATAGGCTATATTTTATCTATAATCCTTTCAATAATAGGTTTGATAGTGCTCTTAATAGGGTTCTACATGATATATGCTGGATTAGAAAAAGTAATAGAGAATCTACCTAGACAACAGCCCAATTTACCTCCACCTTCCACACCTCTAGGACAAGTCGGAATAGGTAAGCTTTATAGTAATGGTATGGCAGAAGTTACCATTTACTCTCAATATCAACTAGGAATTTTAAGTGCTACAATATTAGGCACTAATTATTCAACGAATAATATTACGCCTAATCAGCTTTCTTTAGGCTATAACGCTATTAAAATCGATTTCAAAGCTTCATTCACTTTTGTATCTGGTAACATTTACGTTATACAACTAACTTTATCAAATGGGCAAACGTTAAACATTAGTGTAGTATATCAGCCTTAAAGAAATTTAAAAATTTCTTAACTAATATTTGTATAAACTATTCTATATAATCCAATGTTTTTAATTATCAACTAGAAAGTGATAAATATTTAGAATTTTGATAATTTACTTCTTTCTTGAAGTTGCAAAATTGTTAATTATAAGAAGATAAGAGTTTAATTTATGCAATAAATCAGTAGATAATCTTGCAATTTTTACAATAATCCTTATATGTTTGATAATGTATAATGTATATTGATGGGAGTTAATATAATAAGACTTGATGATACTGATGAAAAAATACTTGAGATCTTACGCTATAATGCTAAAAAGAGTTTAAAAGAGTTGTCGGACGAACTGGGAATTCCTATAAGTACCGTGAGGTATAGGATAAAGAGACTGGAAGACGCTCAAATAATAAGAGGGTATGTAGCCATAATAGACAGAGTGAATCTAGGTTTAAATGTTTCATTAGTCATGGAAATAGAGACTGTGCCTTATTCCATAAAAAAGGTAGCTCAAGAACTAGGTGAAATACCAGAAGTGGTGAGAATATATGGTTTAGATAATGGGCCTAGATTACACGTACATATGATCTTTAAAGATGATGCAAGCGCACATCAATTTATAGCCAATAAATTGTACAATATTAAGGGAATTAAGACTGTTTCCATTTCAAGAATAATTGAGAGATATAAGATAGACCCGTCGGTATTGCTATGAGAAAATCGAAGTAACAAGAGAAAAAGATATCCCTTTCTTTTCTTCATTATTATTATTTGTCACTTATCTTTACATTTAACGACTTTATTGGCATTACTCCGGGGATTTCCCATTCGTCATACATCTCGTCAACCATCCTTTGTACGTGCTCGATGTCTTCCTCTGTAAAGTGTGAGAATCTTCCTTGCTTTTCTAAGTACTCTTTTACCGGTTTTCTCTTCATTCTACCCTCCACTATACTCTTTGTGGGCTCATTGTACACTATCTCCCCATCAATATACTCATATAATGGCCATAGCCCAGTTTCAGCTGCCAATACTCCCAGTTCATGAGAGAACCTTGGATCGTAATCCCATCCCTTTGGGCATGGATCTAAGGAATGAATGAACGTTGGCCCTCCTATTGCTAATGCCTTCCTGATCTTGTTTATTGAATCCAGTGGATAGGCAGGGGTCATAGTGGCGGCGTATCTAATGTTCCTATGTCCTGCTATTATCATTGGGACTACACTCTTCTTCCACCTCTTCTTCATTATCCTTCTTTGCTTACCTGGCCTACTGAATGAGGTCTGTGCTCCATAAGGTGTCATACTAGTCTCTTGAATATCAGTGTTAGCCGAAGATTCATTATCATAAAGTACTATGAGTAAGTTATAGTCATACGTCATTGCGTTTGAAACTCCAGACAAACCCATATCCGCACATCCTAGATCTCCACAGAAGGCTATCACGTTTATAGGTTCTTGCTTTATTTTTCCTTTCCTCATTAATGCTCTCAATGCTGCAGCGGTACCTAATGCAGCTGCACCAGATCCTCCCAATTGCGTGTGAACCCATGGTACTATCCATGACGTGCTATAATATGTAGTATTTGCCACATACATGCATCCAGTAGCTCCTATAACTATTGTCCTTTGTCCGGCAGCTTTAGCCAAAAACCTCATGACTAATGCCGACTCACATCCTTGACAAGTCCTATGGCCAGATGTATAGAACTCTTCCAGTGGTGTATCTTTTATTGTCTTAATAATTGACTTATACACCTTTTCCTCTATTTCCTTTTCAACCATGTGGGATCACCTTCAATTTTACCAGGGGTCTCCTCTGACCCCAACCCAATAGACGGGTTTCGTTATGGGAGTATCCCTATGCTCGTAACCTATCTTAGTTATCTTCTCCACGTCTTGGATAGTTATCTCCCTCCCTCCTAATCCTCCTATGAAGTTTATAACTCTGGGCCTCTGATCTAGATCATATAATGAAGATCTAATTTCATGATAGACGACCCCTCCTCTGTTTGGAGATCCCATTGAGTAATCCCTATCAACAACACACACCACCCTAGAATTTGCTAAATACTTAATGACATCTTGTGTTGGGAATGGCCTGAACCACCTTATCCTTAACATTCCCACCTTATAGCCTTGTCTTCTCATATTCTTTATCGCGACTTTCATCGGTTTAGAAACTGTTCCCATTCCAATTAACACTACTTCAGCGTCATCAATCATATACGGCTCTACAAATGGGTTTTCCGGCATTTGTAACTCATTGGTTGAACCTGGATATCTCCCGAACACCTTTTTAAATTCCTCATATGCCTCAACTATTACGCCCCTAGCCCTCTCCATAGCCTCTTCATGTTGTCTCCTTATCTCCATAACCCAATCTTCGTTAACTTGAGGAGCCACAGTAATTGGATTATCGGGGTGAACCAAATACTTGCCTCTATTATATGGCGGTAAGAAGTTCTTAACCAGTTCCTTAGGAGGTAGTCTCACTATTTGTTCTGAGTGCGTCAGAAATCCACCATCCATAGATATGCCTAAGGGTAGTAACACCCTTTGATCTTCAGCTACCCTATAAGCTATTAACGTAGTATCGAAAGCCTCTTGAGCAGTGTCAACCCATACCAATAACCAACCCACATCCCTTACCATTAACGCATCATTGTGTTCAACTCCATAAGCTCCAGGATCATCTAGAGCCCTATTCCCTATTATTGCGACTACTGGAGCACGATCTGTTGCCGTAACCACTATTGCCTCCATTCCGTAAAGCCATCCAACTCCACTACTTCCCACTAAAGTCCTCGCTCCAGCTAAAGAGGCATGCTTCACGGTTTCAAACTGTCCGTGTTCTCCTTCAGCAACTATGAACTCTGCATCCAATTCACCATCTGCTATTAATTTAGAGATCGTGTCCATAACTTCAGTATATGGTCTAATTGGATAAGCTGCAACTACGTCCACATCTGCATACATTGCAGCATGAGCAACTGCTTGTGTTCCGTTCATTAATACCTCTTTTTCTACTAATTTTTTGACCTCTGTCATCTCCCTAACCCCGGAACGTAAACCCTTTCTTTCCTAGCTTGCCTTACATTCTTTAACCATTCCTTGTACTTTGCCTTATTCTCCTTCCACATCTCATATGGTCTTCTGTAATCTGCGAACATCGATTCATCTACCATTACTATGCAATCCTTAACGGGACATACATCAGCGCATATGCCACATCCTACACAGTAATCATATGCTATATCGTAATATCCATCCGGCGTCTCATCAAAACATTCATCCGGACAGTATATCCAACATAACTTACATTTGATACAAGTGTCGAAATCTACTGTAGGTCTCTCAAATTTCGTAGTCCCTCTCTTAAAGAGTTCGTTTCTCTTTCCTCTAGGAACTGCTGGAATTACTGTACCTTCCAACATCTCCTGCCATGTTAGTAGTCTAGGCGGATTATATACGAAATCTATTCCCTCACCTTTCATCACACTTCTGTAATCTACTGACGAATATGCTTCCTTGACCGCAGATATTCTCTTGTTAGCATCTTGTTTTTTACTTACATATTTAATTAAATGATCTAAATCAATTATATCTGGTCTTAACTTTGCTAATCCTCCCCAGACTTTCTCCATTGTTAAGTCATCCTTAAATGCCCATAGTCCCGAAAATGATGGTTCAGTATTTATTACTCCTAGAGTCCAATTGAAGTCCTTTTTAGGTATCATTTTCAACAATTCGTTAATTCTCTTGGTAGAGGTTACTAACATTGTCCCGTTATTCTTTAGTTTAAGGTTGATTGGTTGTACCCCTTGCCATGCCCACGATTCTACACCCTTTAATAGGGTATCGTCTAATACAATAATGGCATCTACTAGATCTGGCTCTACTCTTGTTGAGTATCCTATTAGGTCTTCCTCGTTCACGCCATTTCCTATTCCAACATAGTATTTCGCCGGTACTCCGTTCCTTTCTGGAGAATCTCCATATCTTCCAAAAGATAGCGCTGGTCTCCCCATTTCCCTTGCAGTATACACGATTCCTTCTGCAATATACTTTGCCAATCTTTTCTGGAATATACCCCTATATACTATCTCTACATACTTCACTTCATCTTTTACTCCCATATGAGAATATTTCGTAATCTGTTATATATAGATTCATTTGTAACTATATTAATTTACGTATACAAGGTTTTGCAACATATTAGGTTGTTTCTAGAATCTTTTGCAAAATATGCAAGATATGGGGAAGAAAGTTTGACTTGACTATTAAGAAATTTTTTAGAAAATAAAAAACAATAAGAATTACAATAAAAATGTTTATCACACGAAATTATTTGGTTTTAGACTCTACACTATCTCTTTGACTCTCAGCACTTGCTATCTGGGCAGTAGGCATCTTTGGTGGTCTCAAGGTTAAGGCTAGGATTGCAGATACTATTGCCATTAAACCAGTTATGACCAATGTCTCCTTTATGCCATATGAGGTGAACAGTATTGACGCACCGTAACCGGCAAATATACCAGCTAATGCCTTTGCAGTATAGGTTAATCCGTAATTAGCTCCAGAGTGTTTAGGGCCATAATAATCACCTACTAATGGAGGGAATAAAGAGAATAGCGGACCCCATGTGAATGCTGTGAGGAAAATCAAGGTAAGGTATAGTGGTGCAATCTTTGGTATGAACGCTACTGAAAGCATGGAAATTCCACTAATTCCAAAAGACAGCGTCATAGTATATGGTCGTCCTAAGTAGTCAGATACCGTACCCATTACAAATCTTCCTAAACCATTGGCGAAGGGGAATAAGAACACCGCGATTACTGCAGCTATACTAAATCCCAGCGATCTACCGTAAGGTATTAGATGCCCAATTATGGATAGACCAGATCCGGCAATAAGGAAAAATGATATGTAAATTACCCACCATTGCCACGTTTTAACCATTTGTGATACGCTAAAATCATTTTTACTCCTCTTTATCATCTTACGTTTTCTCTCATATTCCTGAGGATTAAAGCCTTTAGGTAACCACTGGGGAGGGGGATAGGCAAAGAAGAACGCTAACAGAGTAATAACTATTAGTTGGGCAATTCCCATGTAGATGAATGCGGCACTGTAACTAATTGAAGTGATGATATATTGTATTAAGGGGGATAACGCAAATGATCCACCACCGAAACCTATTTCTATAATTCCAGTTGCTAGACCTCTTTTATCTGGGAACCATTTTACTGCAGTGCTTATTGCAGTGCCGTATATTATACCAACTCCTATACTCCCGAAACCATAGGTAAGATATAGTAGTGGTAGGGAATTAGCAAAGGCGGAGGTAATGTACCCAATGCCAGTGATTATCCCACCTAACATGGAAATTAGTCTAGGACCGTATCTATCTGCGATCCTACCTGCAACAAACATTGATAGAGCTTGGACAATAATATAGATTGTAAACGTGAGTCCTAGTGCGGCTGACCCTGGAGCTACATGAAATATTTTACCTAATGGTACCGTATATAATGTCCATGAGTATTCATACACACTAACAAGTGCCATTGAAATAGTTGCTGCTACTACTAACATCCACCTAAACCATCCTGTTTCGGGAGTGTTCTCAAACAGTCATCTTATTCGATAATGAATAGTAAAATTATATTTAGTTAGAATTTTTCTCAAACAATCTTCTCGATCTAGGGATAATGGAATTAGAACACACAATACGTTTCTTGAGAAAATTTATGTGCAAGGGTTACGAGATTTACGTGAGGGTTAGCGAGATGGATCTCGTAACCCTTGCACAATTAATACTTCTGATTCTAAGAAATTTAAACTTTAAGCCGAGAAAGCACAATCTAGAAGACATTGCCTACGCAATATCAGCATACTTACTGGGAGTACAAATTACAAAACTCGGGATACCACCATCAACACTCTACTACTACACCAAAAAATTGGGGGTAAAGAGAAGAAAAGAAGAAAGACCCACATGTCCATCATGTAACTCAAACAAGGTAATAAAAAACGGATCGTCCAGAGGAAAAACAAAATACAAGTGCAAAACGTGTAAAAGAACGTTTTACCAAACACCTAATCACAAGTTGGGAAGAGACCAAAAGGAGAGGATCTTGAAGGAGTACTTGAACGGGATGAGCATGAGGGGAATAGCTAAGGTTGAAGGAAAACCGTTAACCACAGTTTACAGTCTAATAAAGAGAAAAGGAGTAGAGGCATACGTTAATCTATTAGTATTACAAGAACAACTAAAGGGCTTTACTGCAAAGGTCACGATACTTGACGAGAGTTGGACTTACCTTAGGGTTAGGCACGGTCCCAAGAGGGAGGATATTTGGATTTGGAGTGCACTAGCTGATGGTGCTCCTTTCTTTACTACTGGTGATAGGGATTACGGGAGTTTTCGTTTTCTCTTGAATTCTCTCCCTAAGAGTGAGGTTATTTACACTGATGGTTACTCTGTTTATCAAGTTCTTGATAATCGTATTGCGAGTAAGAAGTACACTTACACCGTGGAGAGTTATAACTCTTACTGTAGGGCCCACCTTGCTAGGTTAGCTAGAGACACTAGGGGTGGTAATAGGAGTAAGAGGATGGTTGATTATAGTCTTGCCTTGTTGAACGTCATGTACCCTGTAATCTATTCAAGGGAGATTACTCCCTTGAATGAGGCTTACCGGAAGGGAGTAGAGAATATTAGAGAAAATCTGATATAATTTTACTAGTAGATATCGAATAAGATGACTGCATGAGAACACTCCCCCTGTTTCAAACCACTTATTGCTCATCATTCATTCTATACGTAAAAAATGGTTTTAACTTTTGTTTCTAAAATTAGCCTATATATATTAAAAATTTAACTAACTATCATCAAATTTCCTTGCATAAAATGCAAGTAAGCATGTTAAAAATATAATTCTTTAGCTTAGATAGTAGTACTATATTTGAAAATTAAATTTAAAAATTTATTATTATTAATGTACACAATTCAGTGGATCAATATCATAAGTAACCAAATTTTCATGCGTAAATGAAATCCTATGAATAATGTTTAAGTACTCCTTAAAAGTTAATGACAATTTTACCTTTTAATTCTTACTTAAAAATCTGTGAGGAGCAATTGAGTTAGACAACTCTAGATATGTAAAAACATTAGGAATTAAGTTAATAGGAAAAAAAGAAGTAGTTTATATAGATACTAATGCACAAATAGAGATGGGGCTAAGAACGCGTAGAGTACTCCTATAAGTATTAGATATATCAATATGCCTATAGCCCAAGGCAGATTTTTCCTAATTACTACTCCCTCTTTTCGCACGTATTTTGTTGTAGATACTCCTGCACTAGCAGTCTGAGGAGCTACTGGTTTAGCTAACTCAGCACCCACAGAGTTTAACGCTGGCGGTAATCCTACGGGTAAACCAGTTAAACGTGCAGTTGCGACTTGGAAAGCTCCAAAAAGGGCGTTAGTTGAAGTATTGCTTCCAGACAGTGC includes:
- a CDS encoding transglutaminase-like domain-containing protein, producing the protein MGVIISDGGKVFLFSFLFATTMTRYKLSAEVSFSRPSEIMGKLYMIPYKDNGQKVLSFDVDYPSFCKVSVNQDRFRNEYLSFDCNPSDYFSISINYEVEIHSFSKSENEENVFLSSSKYVNIDKFRRFNIPYSSLDDLLNKITSFVRDSIKYDKNNSNVKSAFGSLIMGSGVCVNYSHVTLGILRALGIPARYVVGLIPYSIKEAHAWVEVKVNDVWFPVDPTNATKGMQYLKWAIGRDDSDVRSKIWYRKPTSFDFSFNWYFK
- a CDS encoding DUF973 family protein, encoding MSQQDNEILGLQKVRRGVWYLILSQLISIPLAIVIIVVLFASRSLLPMIVTIVVGLAITIPFLILTYINMRKGFEALVSIGRDLKYGVNGIILAVIGTVLVLIALVFTAPFIFSLLISSTSSVSSLASSSVVGASIISIIGGLIGLIGYVLLFIAFMKTGEIYNEKDVKDGGLVALIGYILSIILSIIGLIVLLIGFYMIYAGLEKVIENLPRQQPNLPPPSTPLGQVGIGKLYSNGMAEVTIYSQYQLGILSATILGTNYSTNNITPNQLSLGYNAIKIDFKASFTFVSGNIYVIQLTLSNGQTLNISVVYQP
- a CDS encoding Lrp/AsnC family transcriptional regulator, yielding MGVNIIRLDDTDEKILEILRYNAKKSLKELSDELGIPISTVRYRIKRLEDAQIIRGYVAIIDRVNLGLNVSLVMEIETVPYSIKKVAQELGEIPEVVRIYGLDNGPRLHVHMIFKDDASAHQFIANKLYNIKGIKTVSISRIIERYKIDPSVLL
- a CDS encoding thiamine pyrophosphate-dependent enzyme, whose amino-acid sequence is MVEKEIEEKVYKSIIKTIKDTPLEEFYTSGHRTCQGCESALVMRFLAKAAGQRTIVIGATGCMYVANTTYYSTSWIVPWVHTQLGGSGAAALGTAAALRALMRKGKIKQEPINVIAFCGDLGCADMGLSGVSNAMTYDYNLLIVLYDNESSANTDIQETSMTPYGAQTSFSRPGKQRRIMKKRWKKSVVPMIIAGHRNIRYAATMTPAYPLDSINKIRKALAIGGPTFIHSLDPCPKGWDYDPRFSHELGVLAAETGLWPLYEYIDGEIVYNEPTKSIVEGRMKRKPVKEYLEKQGRFSHFTEEDIEHVQRMVDEMYDEWEIPGVMPIKSLNVKISDK
- a CDS encoding pyruvate ferredoxin oxidoreductase encodes the protein MTEVKKLVEKEVLMNGTQAVAHAAMYADVDVVAAYPIRPYTEVMDTISKLIADGELDAEFIVAEGEHGQFETVKHASLAGARTLVGSSGVGWLYGMEAIVVTATDRAPVVAIIGNRALDDPGAYGVEHNDALMVRDVGWLLVWVDTAQEAFDTTLIAYRVAEDQRVLLPLGISMDGGFLTHSEQIVRLPPKELVKNFLPPYNRGKYLVHPDNPITVAPQVNEDWVMEIRRQHEEAMERARGVIVEAYEEFKKVFGRYPGSTNELQMPENPFVEPYMIDDAEVVLIGMGTVSKPMKVAIKNMRRQGYKVGMLRIRWFRPFPTQDVIKYLANSRVVCVVDRDYSMGSPNRGGVVYHEIRSSLYDLDQRPRVINFIGGLGGREITIQDVEKITKIGYEHRDTPITKPVYWVGVRGDPW
- a CDS encoding 4Fe-4S dicluster-binding protein; the encoded protein is MGVKDEVKYVEIVYRGIFQKRLAKYIAEGIVYTAREMGRPALSFGRYGDSPERNGVPAKYYVGIGNGVNEEDLIGYSTRVEPDLVDAIIVLDDTLLKGVESWAWQGVQPINLKLKNNGTMLVTSTKRINELLKMIPKKDFNWTLGVINTEPSFSGLWAFKDDLTMEKVWGGLAKLRPDIIDLDHLIKYVSKKQDANKRISAVKEAYSSVDYRSVMKGEGIDFVYNPPRLLTWQEMLEGTVIPAVPRGKRNELFKRGTTKFERPTVDFDTCIKCKLCWIYCPDECFDETPDGYYDIAYDYCVGCGICADVCPVKDCIVMVDESMFADYRRPYEMWKENKAKYKEWLKNVRQARKERVYVPGLGR
- a CDS encoding L-lactate MFS transporter; protein product: MLVVAATISMALVSVYEYSWTLYTVPLGKIFHVAPGSAALGLTFTIYIIVQALSMFVAGRIADRYGPRLISMLGGIITGIGYITSAFANSLPLLYLTYGFGSIGVGIIYGTAISTAVKWFPDKRGLATGIIEIGFGGGSFALSPLIQYIITSISYSAAFIYMGIAQLIVITLLAFFFAYPPPQWLPKGFNPQEYERKRKMIKRSKNDFSVSQMVKTWQWWVIYISFFLIAGSGLSIIGHLIPYGRSLGFSIAAVIAVFLFPFANGLGRFVMGTVSDYLGRPYTMTLSFGISGISMLSVAFIPKIAPLYLTLIFLTAFTWGPLFSLFPPLVGDYYGPKHSGANYGLTYTAKALAGIFAGYGASILFTSYGIKETLVITGLMAIVSAILALTLRPPKMPTAQIASAESQRDSVESKTK
- a CDS encoding IS1 family transposase — encoded protein: MDLVTLAQLILLILRNLNFKPRKHNLEDIAYAISAYLLGVQITKLGIPPSTLYYYTKKLGVKRRKEERPTCPSCNSNKVIKNGSSRGKTKYKCKTCKRTFYQTPNHKLGRDQKERILKEYLNGMSMRGIAKVEGKPLTTVYSLIKRKGVEAYVNLLVLQEQLKGFTAKVTILDESWTYLRVRHGPKREDIWIWSALADGAPFFTTGDRDYGSFRFLLNSLPKSEVIYTDGYSVYQVLDNRIASKKYTYTVESYNSYCRAHLARLARDTRGGNRSKRMVDYSLALLNVMYPVIYSREITPLNEAYRKGVENIRENLI